A window of the Vigna angularis cultivar LongXiaoDou No.4 chromosome 3, ASM1680809v1, whole genome shotgun sequence genome harbors these coding sequences:
- the LOC108326069 gene encoding putative 1-phosphatidylinositol-3-phosphate 5-kinase FAB1D isoform X5: MENYSEESNNNNEGYTVRDVEIAQGHNLQEEKAYHSEDPIESSVEETEYSLPDDLEVQTWEPPEPENPQDDMDNSVTCNDDDEDHGMGIANLGEPISINSSEDELSGTYRFKEEKLRAMEEMMNGKFKALVGQLLKSVGVSPSDEGDKCWVDIVTSLSWDAASFLKPDAVGGSTMNPDGYVKVKCIAAGSRGQSQLIRGLVFKKHAAHKHMPTKYKNPRLLLISGALGHSIDGLSSFDSMDQEKDDLKSKMDRIEMCHPNVILVEKTVSRDIQESILAKGMTLVLDMKLHRLERVARCTGSPILSCDNLNGQKLRHCEFIYFEKFVEEHDGVGEGGKKPIKTLMFIEGCPTRLGCTILLKGTHSDELKRIKCVLRCAVVMAYHLILETSFLVDQKAMFSTVPSSSVTDILPTNKDSCDSASTNSSIPSLEYSGENGIVSTDIVICNGLQEKNTNGNNLVEEFSPFSCEPYNPAVFSGFSAISSSLKKVMGDSFPFASSAPYQSLSAYFGFNGRKPDGQVDESISVLNSPEADGITMMEGKNHSNEVKSLNDGQSLTSPVYIDSSGNISKDGHNDRKELQSKDDINSVLDSQSILVLMSSRNALRGTVCKQSHFSHIMFYDNFDIPLGKFLQDNLLNQTRLCDACQELPDAHFYYYAHHNKQLTIQVKRLPLEKRLPGEAEGKIWMWSRCRKCSSGSTKRVLISTTARSLSFGKFLELGLSRYSSSRKLSCGHSLDRDFLYFFGLGHMVAMFRYSSVTTYTVSMPPQKLEFNGAMRQEWLLKETKNVYMKGISLFREVANCLKTIQFDGLGGSIRDFSEVEKMLKQEQEEFEENVKTAIAKKGDPDQASFKLLTLNRLMWDLLIQSYVWAQRLYPLRSLDSLRLESDVSEKVSQDGDIEITFDTPVQVDELPIKEIPIGGPLLDCNEQDDPSNTQDVKVPVVDDLISRRSSDQKLKLSLDVSTQLPDHLEVRKNSPVSTDIPANNPVADLKLLSKSASNSPVSNLLDSNDWFWKPFTDIRQIGIREFQKRLLQKFESVSSSVAEYIPTANQLITDEGTRLHIPLKTDNHVVSDFEGEPSSIIACALALLKDTYEVSEIDDEDDRNETGITSNSSESLHSLTNGTLTSLQSFSRSSSDSESVHSAASSSEESRASRATENHSIEIAMGGAKSLGREKYSVICHYFKQFRELRNWCCPSELDFIASLSRCRNWDAKGGKSKSYFAKTLDDRFIIKEIKKTELDSFLGFSSLYFKHMRESFESGSQTCLAKVLGIYQVTKRHVKSGKEVKYDLMVMENLTYNRNITRQYDLKGALFARYNSAADGDGDVLLDQNFVNDMNSSPLYVSHKAKRVLQRAVWNDTSFLNSINVMDYSLLVGVDSQKRELVCGIIDYLRQYTWDKHLETWMKSSLVVPRNVLPTVISPKEYKKRFRKFMSTYFFSIPDHWCSQKSSNPCKLCCSGEEDDDHPSPEKP; this comes from the exons ATGGAAAACTATTCCGAAGAAAGCAATAACAACAATGAGGGTTACACAGTGAGAGATGTGGAAATTGCACAAGGGCATAACCTTCAAGAAGAAAAAGCTTATCATTCTGAAGACCCTATTGAATCCTCTGTCGAGGAAACTGAATATTCTCTTCCAGATGATCTGGAAGTCCAAACTTGGGAACCTCCTGAGCCGGAGAACCCACAGGATGACATGGACAATAGTGTGACCTGTAATGACGATGATGAAGACCACGGCATGGGGATTGCAAACTTGGGTGAGCCAATTTCTATCAATAGTTCTGAGGATGAATTAAGTGGGACCTATAGGTTCAAAGAGGAAAAACTAAGAGCAATGGAAGAAATGATGAATGGCAAATTCAAGGCACTTGTTGGTCAGCTTCTTAAATCTGTAGGAGTTTCCCCTTCGGACGAAGGTGATAAGTGTTGGGTGGACATAGTTACATCTTTATCATGGGATGCCGCTTCTTTTTTGAAGCCTGATGCAGTAGGAGGTAGTACAATGAATCCTGATGGATATGTTAAAGTCAAGTGCATTGCTGCTGGTTCTCGTGGCCAAAG TCAACTAATCAGAGGTTTGGTCTTCAAAAAACATGCTGCTCACAAGCATATGCCAACTAAGTATAAAAATCCTAGATTATTACTGATTAGCGGCGCACTTGGTCATTCTATTGATGGCCTGTCCTCATTTGACTCCATGGACCAG GAGAAGGATGATCTGAAATCTAAAATGGATCGTATTGAAATGTGCCATCCAAATGTTATATTAGTGGAGAAAACTGTCTCTCGTGATATACAAGAGTCAATTTTGGCAAAGGGAATGACACTTGTGCTTGATATGAAGCTTCACCGTCTGGAAAGAGTTGCACGTTGTACTGGTTCACCAATTTTATCATGTGATAATTTGAATGGTCAAAAGCTAAGACACTgtgagtttatttattttgagaagTTTGTGGAGGAACATGATGGGGTTGGTGAAGGAGGAAAGAAGCCCATCAAGACTTTGATGTTCATTGAGGGCTGTCCTACACGATTGGGCTGCACG ATTTTACTGAAAGGAACTCACAGTGATGAACTGAAGAGGATTAAATGTGTCTTGCGCTGTGCAGTTGTCATGGCATATCACCTAATTCTTGAAACTTCATTTCTTGTTGATCAGAAAGCTATGTTTTCTACCGTTCCATCTTCGAGTGTCACAGATATCTTGCCAACCAATAAAGATTCCTGTGATTCAGCATCGACTAATTCAAGTATTCCATCTCTTGAGTATTCTGGTGAAAATGGAATAGTTAGTACTGATATTGTTATATGCAATGGActtcaagaaaaaaatacaaatggaAACAACTTAGTAGAGGAGTTTTCTCCATTCTCTTGTGAACCATATAATCCTGCTGTCTTTTCTGGGTTCTCAGCTATTTCATCTTCTCTTAAGAAAGTTATGGGGGATAGTTTTCCCTTTGCTTCTTCTGCTCCTTATCAATCTTTATCAGCATACTTTGGCTTCAATGGAAGGAAGCCTGATGGTCAGGTTGATGAGTCAATTTCTGTTTTAAACTCTCCAGAGGCTGATGGAATTACCATGATGGAAGGAAAAAATCATTCTAATGAAGTGAAGTCACTTAATGATGGGCAATCCCTGACTTCCCCCGTGTACATAGATTCCAGTGGCAATATAAGTAAAGATGGCCATAATGATAGAAAAGAACTCCAAAGTAAAGATGATATCAATTCAGTATTGGATTCTCAGAGTATTTTGGTCTTGATGTCTAGCCGGAATGCCTTAAGAGGCACTGTATGCAAGCAAAGTCATTTTTCCCATATTATGTTCTACGACAATTTTGATATTCCACTTGGAAAGTTTCTTCAGGACAACTTGCTCAATCAG ACAAGACTTTGTGATGCCTGTCAAGAATTGCCAGATGCTCACTTTTATTATTATGCTCATCACAATAAACAGCTCACAATACAAGTTAAACGGTTGCCCCTGGAAAAACGTTTGCCTGGGGAGGCAGAAGGGAAAATTTGGATGTGGAGCCGTTGTCGAAAATGCAGTTCTGGTTCTACAAAGAGAGTGTTGATATCTACCACTGCCCGTAGTCTATCATTTGGAAAATTTTTGGAACTTGGCCTTTCTCGCTATTCTTCTAGCAGAAAATTGAGTTGTGGCCATTCTCTTGATAGGgattttctctatttctttgg ATTAGGTCACATGGTTGCTATGTTCAGATATTCTTCTGTCACCACATACACTGTGTCTATGCCTCCTCAGAAACTGGAGTTCAATGGTGCAATGAGACAAGAGTGGCTTTTGAAAGAGACTAAGAAT gTGTATATGAAAGGCATATCATTATTCAGAGAAGTTGCAAACTGTTTGAAGACAATACAATTTGATGGCCTTGGAGGATCAATTAGAGATTTCTCTGAGGTTGAGAAGATGTTAAAGCAAGAGCAAGAAGAGTTTGAG GAAAATGTCAAGACTGCCATTGCTAAAAAAGGGGATCCAGACCAGGCTTCCTTCAAACTTCTCACTTTGAACCGGTTAATGTGGGATCTTTTGATTCAATCCTATGTGTGGGCTCAACGGTTGTACCCATTACGCTCACTTGATAGCTTAAGACTTGAATCTGATGTCTCTGAGAAAGTTAGTCAAGATGGGGATATAGAAATTACGTTTGACACACCTGTTCAAGTAGATGAACTACCAATAAAGGAAATTCCAATTGGAGGACCTCTTCTGGACTGTAATGAACAAGATGATCCATCTAACACACAGGATGTGAAAGTACCTGTTGTTGATGATTTGATATCAAGGAGATCTTCTGACCAAAAGTTGAAATTGAGTCTGGATGTTTCCACTCAGTTACCAGATCATCTTGAAGTACGCAAGAATTCTCCAGTTTCTACAGATATTCCAGCTAATAATCCAGTTGCAGATTTGAAGCTATTAAGTAAAAGTGCTTCCAATTCACCAGTTTCCAACTTGCTGGATTCAAATGATTGGTTCTGGAAACCATTTACCGACATTCGGCAGATAGGCATAAGGGAATTCCAGAAAAGATTATTGCAAAAATTTGAATCTGTAAGCAGCTCCGTTGCTGAATATATACCCACGGCCAATCAATTAATCACCGATGAAGGTACACGGTTGCATATCCCTCTCAAGACTGACAATCATGTTGTGTCTGACTTCGAGGGTGAACCCTCAAGTATTATTGCTTGTGCACTGGCCTTATTGAAAGATACATATGAGGTATCAGAAATTGATGATGAGGACGATAGAAATGAAACTGGTATAACTTCAAATTCATCAGAAAGTTTGCATAGCTTGACTAATGGTACCTTAACTTCTTTACAATCATTTTCAAGGAGTTCTTCAGATTCTGAGTCTGTACATTCTGCAGCAAGCAGTTCAGAAGAGTCACGGGCCTCTCGTGCTACAGAAAACCATAGCATAGAGATTGCTATGGGTGGTGCAAAATCACTTGGCAGGGAAAAATATTCAGTGATATGTCATTATTTCAAGCAGTTTCGTGAACTTAGAAACTGGTGTTGCCCATCCGAGCTTGATTTTATTGCTTCATTAAGCCGCTGTAGGAATTGGGATGCCAAAGGTGGAAAAAGCAAGTCCTATTTTGCAAAAACACTTGATGACAGATTCATCATAAAGGAAATAAAGAAGACAGAACTTGATTCATTTTTGGGGTTTTCTTCTTTGTATTTCAAACACATGAGAGAGTCATTTGAGTCTGGAAGTCAAACTTGTCTTGCAAAAGTCTTGGGGATCTATCAG GTTACTAAAAGACATGTCAAAAGTGGAAAAGAGGTTAAATATGACCTCATGGTGATGGAAAATCTTACCTACAATCGAAATATTACTCGCCAGTATGATCTTAAAGGTGCTCTTTTTGCCCGGTACAATTCTGCTgctgatggtgatggagatgttCTTTTGGATCAGAACTTTGTGAATGACATGAACTCTTCCCCATTATATGTCAGTCATAAAGCAAAGCGTGTTCTTCAACGCGCTGTTTGGAATGACACATCTTTTCTGAAT TCAATCAATGTGATGGATTACTCCTTGCTTGTTGGAGTAGATTCTCAGAAGCGCGAGCTAGTCTGCGGGATCATTGATTATCTCAGGCAATATACATGGGACAAGCATCTTGAGACATGGATGAAGTCATCACTTGTTGTGCCAAGAAATGTGTTGCCAACTGTAATCTCTCCTAAAGAATACAAAAAGAGGTTCAGAAAGTTTATGTctacatatttttttagtattccAGATCACTGGTGTTCTCAGAAATCTTCCAATCCTTGCAaactttgttgctcaggggaagaagatgatgatcatCCTTCCCCAGAAAAGCCCTAG